Proteins encoded together in one Salarchaeum sp. JOR-1 window:
- a CDS encoding thiolase family protein, giving the protein MDRVAVIGASMTRFGERDDWIRDLLAEAGDACLRDASVPSEAVEHVYVSNMASGEFEGQTGVSNMLAHDLGMVGAYTQRVDQTSASGGAGIYAAWQSVASGASDMTLLVGGEKMTHRTTGEATDVIASLTHPVEYKHGVTLPSFAGLTARLYLDEYDAPRESLAAVAAKNHRNGVDNPHAQFRKEVSEDEILDSPIVADPLRLYDFCPITDGSAALLFCPESVAREYTDDYTVVSGVAGASDTHVVHERDDPTTMNGVADSATEAFEMAGRGPDDVDVAELHDMFTILEVLQLEALGFAETGEGWRLAPDGVTERDGRLPVNTSGGLKSKGHPLGASGVAQAYELHRQLLGDAGDRQVDAEVGLACNVGGFGNCVTTTILETP; this is encoded by the coding sequence ATGGACAGGGTAGCCGTAATCGGTGCGTCGATGACGCGGTTCGGCGAACGCGACGACTGGATTCGCGACCTGCTCGCGGAGGCCGGGGACGCCTGCCTCCGGGACGCGAGCGTGCCGTCGGAGGCGGTCGAGCACGTCTACGTCTCGAACATGGCGAGCGGCGAGTTCGAGGGACAGACCGGCGTCTCGAACATGCTCGCGCACGACCTCGGGATGGTCGGCGCGTACACCCAGCGCGTCGACCAGACGAGCGCGTCCGGCGGCGCGGGCATCTACGCCGCCTGGCAGTCCGTCGCGTCCGGCGCGAGCGACATGACGCTCCTCGTCGGCGGCGAGAAGATGACGCACCGAACCACGGGAGAAGCGACCGACGTCATCGCGAGCCTGACGCATCCCGTGGAGTACAAGCACGGCGTGACGCTCCCGAGTTTCGCGGGCCTCACGGCCCGGCTCTACCTCGACGAGTACGACGCGCCCCGGGAGTCGCTCGCGGCGGTCGCGGCGAAGAACCACCGGAACGGCGTGGACAACCCTCACGCCCAGTTCCGAAAAGAGGTGAGCGAGGACGAGATTCTGGACTCCCCAATCGTCGCCGACCCCCTCCGGTTGTACGACTTCTGCCCCATCACGGACGGCTCCGCCGCGCTGTTGTTCTGCCCCGAGTCGGTCGCTCGGGAGTACACGGACGACTACACGGTCGTCTCGGGCGTCGCGGGCGCGAGCGACACGCACGTCGTCCACGAGCGCGACGACCCGACGACGATGAACGGCGTCGCGGACTCCGCCACGGAGGCGTTCGAGATGGCCGGCCGCGGCCCCGACGACGTGGACGTGGCGGAACTCCACGACATGTTCACCATCCTCGAAGTGCTCCAGCTGGAAGCCCTCGGGTTCGCCGAGACGGGCGAAGGCTGGCGGCTCGCCCCCGACGGCGTCACCGAACGCGACGGCCGCCTCCCCGTCAACACCTCGGGCGGCCTGAAGTCGAAGGGCCACCCGCTCGGCGCGAGCGGCGTCGCACAGGCCTACGAACTCCACCGGCAGCTCCTCGGCGACGCGGGCGACCGACAGGTCGACGCCGAGGTCGGCCTCGCCTGCAACGTCGGCGGGTTCGGGAACTGCGTCACCACCACCATCCTCGAAACGCCATGA
- a CDS encoding asparagine synthase C-terminal domain-containing protein has protein sequence MLPQSVLDAVESGDPLPGTSGFAGELPDGRLARDVLGRELLYTDSGDWSHRPDDLDQPTPFPAGHVGTPDDHERVWRLPESTADGGLDALESALDTALDTALDDASAGGGDAAVAFSGGVDSALVADAVDAPLHVVGFPDSADVAAARESAGLLGRDVTVHELAIEDVEDAVPGVARAIGRTNAMDVSIALPLFFVAERADADRLLLGQGADELFGGYAKVETAESDPRTDADTVRGARDEVVGTLPAQLERDVRAVRATGTEPVTPLLHDAVVREALRLPDDLLVADGTRKRALRELAADRLPDPVAYREKKAVQYGSLVARELDRLARQAGFKRRMDDHVTRYVESVV, from the coding sequence ATGCTCCCGCAGTCCGTCCTCGACGCCGTCGAGTCGGGCGACCCGCTCCCGGGAACCAGTGGGTTCGCGGGCGAACTCCCGGACGGACGCCTCGCGCGCGACGTGCTCGGCCGCGAACTCCTCTACACCGATTCCGGGGACTGGAGCCACCGCCCCGACGACCTCGACCAGCCCACCCCCTTCCCGGCGGGCCACGTCGGCACGCCCGACGACCACGAGCGCGTCTGGCGACTCCCGGAGTCCACCGCCGACGGCGGCCTCGACGCCCTCGAATCCGCGCTCGACACCGCGCTCGACACCGCGCTCGATGACGCCAGCGCCGGCGGCGGGGACGCGGCGGTGGCGTTCTCGGGCGGCGTGGACTCGGCGCTCGTCGCGGACGCGGTGGACGCGCCCCTGCACGTCGTCGGCTTCCCCGACAGCGCCGACGTCGCGGCGGCGCGGGAGTCCGCGGGCCTGCTCGGCCGCGACGTGACCGTCCACGAACTCGCCATCGAGGACGTGGAGGACGCGGTTCCCGGCGTGGCGCGCGCCATCGGCCGGACGAACGCGATGGACGTCTCCATCGCGCTCCCGCTCTTCTTCGTCGCGGAGCGCGCGGACGCCGACCGCCTCCTGCTCGGACAGGGCGCGGACGAACTGTTCGGCGGGTACGCGAAGGTCGAGACGGCCGAGAGCGACCCGCGGACGGACGCCGACACCGTCCGCGGCGCGCGCGACGAAGTGGTGGGGACGCTCCCCGCCCAGCTCGAACGCGACGTTCGCGCGGTGCGCGCGACCGGGACGGAGCCCGTGACGCCGCTTCTCCACGACGCGGTCGTCCGCGAGGCGCTCCGGCTCCCCGACGACCTGCTCGTCGCGGACGGCACGCGCAAGCGCGCGCTCCGCGAACTCGCCGCCGACCGCCTCCCCGACCCCGTCGCGTACCGCGAGAAGAAGGCCGTGCAGTACGGCAGTCTCGTCGCGCGCGAACTCGACCGGCTCGCCCGCCAGGCCGGGTTCAAGCGCCGGATGGACGACCACGTCACGAGGTACGTCGAATCGGTCGTCTAG
- a CDS encoding Zn-ribbon domain-containing OB-fold protein, producing the protein MNAHRCPNDHLTYPGHARCPDCGEPQDDTVSLADRTAEIVTWTTSTATPPGVRQPNHLAIVEFDVDGQPVRALGQLTTDDVDIGDTVTPVHVDELRDPDAGIREPESQNWDGYRFEPA; encoded by the coding sequence ATGAACGCACACCGCTGTCCGAACGACCACCTCACGTACCCCGGTCACGCCCGCTGTCCCGACTGCGGCGAACCACAGGACGACACCGTCTCGCTCGCCGACCGCACGGCCGAGATCGTCACGTGGACGACGAGCACCGCCACCCCGCCGGGCGTCCGCCAACCCAACCACCTCGCAATCGTCGAGTTCGACGTGGACGGCCAGCCGGTGCGTGCGCTCGGCCAACTCACCACCGACGACGTGGACATCGGCGACACCGTGACCCCCGTCCACGTCGACGAGCTCCGCGACCCCGACGCCGGCATCCGCGAACCCGAGAGCCAGAACTGGGACGGCTACCGATTCGAACCCGCGTAG
- the hisF gene encoding imidazole glycerol phosphate synthase subunit HisF produces the protein MLTKRVIPCIDVDLDENGDAAVYTGVQFEDLQYTGDPVELAKKYNEAGADEFVFLDITASADGRETMLDTVSRVADEIFIPLTVGGGIRTREDVKETLRAGADKVSINTAAIQRPELITEGARAFGSQCMVVSVDAKRRFDEDGEHYEQVNGESCWFEATVKGGREGTGRDVIDWVQEAEERGAGELFVNSIDADGTKDGYDLPLTSAVCDSVSTPVIASSGCGGPQHMKEAFDAGADAALAASIFHFDEYGVDEVKEYLDEHGVPVRL, from the coding sequence ATGTTGACGAAACGCGTCATCCCGTGTATCGACGTGGATCTCGACGAGAACGGGGACGCGGCGGTCTACACGGGCGTTCAGTTCGAAGACCTCCAGTACACGGGCGACCCCGTCGAACTCGCGAAGAAGTACAACGAGGCGGGCGCGGACGAGTTCGTCTTCCTCGACATCACCGCGAGCGCGGACGGACGGGAGACGATGCTCGACACCGTCTCCCGGGTCGCCGACGAGATATTCATCCCGCTCACCGTCGGCGGCGGCATCCGCACGCGCGAGGACGTGAAGGAGACGCTGCGCGCCGGCGCGGACAAGGTCTCCATCAACACTGCCGCCATCCAGCGCCCCGAACTCATCACCGAAGGCGCGCGCGCGTTCGGCAGTCAGTGCATGGTCGTCAGCGTCGACGCCAAACGCCGCTTCGACGAAGACGGCGAACACTACGAACAAGTGAACGGCGAGTCCTGCTGGTTCGAAGCCACCGTCAAGGGCGGCCGCGAAGGAACCGGCCGCGACGTGATCGACTGGGTGCAGGAGGCCGAGGAGCGCGGCGCGGGCGAACTGTTCGTGAACTCGATCGACGCCGACGGCACCAAGGACGGCTACGACCTCCCGCTCACCAGCGCCGTCTGCGATTCGGTATCGACGCCCGTCATCGCGTCCTCCGGCTGCGGCGGCCCCCAGCACATGAAGGAAGCGTTCGACGCCGGCGCCGACGCCGCGTTGGCCGCCTCCATCTTCCACTTCGACGAGTACGGCGTGGACGAAGTCAAGGAGTACCTGGACGAACACGGCGTTCCCGTTCGGCTGTAG
- a CDS encoding tyrosine-type recombinase/integrase — MSERVEYFLEDMGFHGKSERTRAAYERVLGEYTTFLAGRGTSPADADRRDCLAWVSSIRDGRADSTVATYASYVHRFYAYMSQVGELEANPMSLVVEEMDESIDTDPARREISIPRMRSFVADIRHPLERALVMTLLKTGVRVGELCNLDLRDITLDAPELGDAYELGGRAHLDGRTDTLFVDPDTVRGTTVNGEERTASNKRKRVTLVPVDGELKRALLRWLAIRPDAPSPADPLFVSTSDAWGERLTPEMVRNVVTRHATDAGWYEPGADATENVTPHYFRHFFTTHLRDRTGDRGVVKYLRGDVADDIIDTYTHNWGDRVREVYLDSIYSITA, encoded by the coding sequence ATGAGCGAGCGCGTCGAGTACTTTCTGGAGGACATGGGGTTCCACGGGAAGAGCGAGCGAACGCGAGCGGCGTACGAGCGCGTGCTGGGAGAGTATACGACGTTCCTCGCTGGTCGAGGAACGTCGCCCGCGGACGCCGACCGCCGGGACTGCCTCGCCTGGGTGTCCTCCATCCGGGACGGCCGTGCGGACAGCACGGTCGCGACGTACGCGTCCTACGTCCACCGGTTCTACGCGTACATGTCCCAGGTCGGGGAACTAGAGGCGAACCCGATGTCGCTCGTGGTCGAGGAGATGGACGAATCCATCGACACCGACCCGGCGCGCCGCGAGATATCGATTCCGCGCATGCGGTCGTTCGTCGCCGACATCCGCCATCCGCTGGAGCGCGCGCTCGTGATGACGCTCCTGAAGACCGGGGTTCGAGTGGGTGAACTCTGCAATCTCGACCTCCGTGATATCACGCTCGACGCGCCCGAACTCGGAGACGCCTACGAGCTGGGCGGGCGCGCGCACCTCGACGGTCGGACGGACACGCTGTTCGTCGACCCCGACACGGTGCGCGGGACGACCGTGAACGGCGAGGAGCGCACAGCGTCGAACAAGCGAAAACGCGTGACGTTGGTTCCCGTCGACGGGGAGTTGAAGCGCGCACTCCTGCGTTGGCTCGCGATTCGACCGGACGCGCCGTCGCCCGCAGACCCCCTGTTCGTGAGCACGAGCGACGCCTGGGGCGAACGCCTGACGCCGGAGATGGTGCGGAACGTCGTGACGCGACACGCGACCGACGCCGGGTGGTACGAACCCGGCGCGGACGCCACCGAGAACGTCACGCCCCACTACTTCCGGCACTTTTTCACTACGCACCTCCGCGACCGCACCGGCGACCGCGGCGTCGTCAAGTACCTCCGCGGCGACGTGGCAGACGACATTATCGACACATATACCCACAACTGGGGTGACCGCGTCCGAGAGGTCTATCTCGATTCGATTTACTCGATCACAGCGTGA
- a CDS encoding extracellular solute-binding protein — MTERSLHTRRGVLASGTALLGSLAGCADALRDGDDVPTPALDEFRGDTRLVGERPVPGGPRIDSLPGLDGRLTVYLAESASDRYERLVALFERTYPGFEPTLRIEPAAVLVAALREQAEAGNVRADVFLATDAAAVDALADDDLTAPLSDDVAARVPPRFRPTDTWVGVGAHSRALAYDATAFDAGGVPTSIDAVASEVPASIAWAPRSYGFRTFVTALRSLAGREAAREWLLAVLAADTETVDGEFFAANAVARGDAALALCSHQDVLRVRAGRPDAGPGLAFTENDAGALVNATAAAVLRASNATTLAHRFVRHLLSAEAQEYVATDALAYPVTPGVEPVAALPPLDALTPPAVSLAALGDVRPTTSLLREVGVLP; from the coding sequence ATGACCGAGCGGTCGCTCCACACGCGTCGCGGCGTTCTGGCGTCCGGCACCGCGCTCCTCGGGTCGCTCGCCGGCTGTGCGGACGCTCTCAGGGACGGTGACGACGTGCCGACACCGGCCCTCGACGAGTTCCGCGGCGACACCCGTCTCGTGGGCGAACGCCCCGTTCCCGGCGGGCCGCGTATCGACAGCCTCCCAGGGCTCGACGGCCGCCTGACCGTCTACCTCGCGGAGAGCGCGAGCGATCGATACGAACGCCTCGTCGCTCTGTTCGAACGAACGTACCCTGGGTTCGAGCCGACGCTCCGCATCGAACCCGCAGCCGTACTCGTTGCCGCGCTCCGCGAGCAGGCCGAGGCCGGGAACGTCCGCGCGGACGTGTTCCTCGCCACCGACGCCGCCGCCGTGGACGCGCTCGCGGACGACGACCTCACCGCCCCCCTCTCGGACGACGTGGCGGCGCGCGTCCCCCCGCGGTTCCGCCCGACCGACACCTGGGTCGGCGTCGGCGCGCACTCCCGCGCGCTCGCCTACGACGCCACCGCCTTCGACGCCGGCGGCGTTCCGACGAGCATCGACGCCGTTGCGAGCGAGGTGCCCGCGTCGATAGCCTGGGCCCCGCGCTCGTACGGCTTCCGAACGTTCGTCACCGCCCTCCGCTCGCTCGCGGGGCGGGAGGCCGCCCGCGAGTGGTTGCTCGCCGTACTCGCCGCGGACACCGAGACCGTGGACGGCGAGTTCTTCGCCGCGAACGCCGTCGCGCGGGGGGACGCCGCGCTCGCGCTCTGCTCGCACCAGGACGTGCTCCGCGTCCGCGCCGGCCGGCCCGACGCCGGCCCGGGTCTCGCGTTCACCGAGAACGACGCGGGCGCGCTCGTCAACGCCACCGCCGCCGCCGTCCTCCGTGCGAGCAACGCGACGACGCTCGCCCACCGGTTCGTCCGCCACCTCCTCAGCGCCGAAGCCCAGGAGTACGTCGCAACCGACGCGCTCGCCTATCCGGTCACGCCCGGTGTCGAACCGGTCGCGGCTCTCCCGCCGCTCGACGCGCTCACGCCGCCCGCCGTCTCGCTGGCGGCGCTCGGAGACGTGCGGCCGACGACGTCGCTGCTGCGGGAAGTCGGGGTTCTGCCCTAG
- a CDS encoding universal stress protein, with the protein MTFLVAYDDSPLSRAALDRAVEFAGEQKVVVVTAIPRSPAYARANDWLDDDEAFDMDATEAMLRERVQERQPSVSFEPVRLEAAPPPATIGLAVRKAARQFDADVVFVGSRNAGRLVTNIVSVGQNVATDASYDVHIVRSS; encoded by the coding sequence ATGACGTTTCTCGTCGCCTACGACGACTCGCCGCTCTCGCGTGCGGCCCTCGACCGCGCCGTGGAGTTCGCGGGAGAGCAGAAGGTCGTCGTCGTCACCGCGATACCGCGAAGCCCGGCGTACGCTCGCGCGAACGACTGGCTGGACGACGACGAGGCATTCGACATGGACGCCACCGAAGCGATGCTGCGTGAACGCGTACAGGAACGCCAGCCGAGCGTTTCGTTCGAGCCGGTTCGATTGGAGGCCGCGCCGCCGCCCGCGACCATCGGCCTCGCGGTGCGGAAGGCCGCCCGCCAGTTCGACGCCGATGTGGTGTTCGTCGGCAGTCGGAACGCCGGCCGCCTCGTCACGAACATCGTGAGCGTCGGGCAGAACGTCGCGACCGACGCGAGCTACGACGTTCACATCGTTCGAAGTTCGTAA
- a CDS encoding PHP domain-containing protein translates to MLSVELHSHSARSYDGRDPVEMLLEQARAVGLDALAVTDHDEIDASLDAAEKAGEYGLVGIPGMEVTSAAGHVLAIGVREAVPTGLPFDETLSEIRARGGIAVVPHPFQESRSGVAANVSRRDLASADAIEIYNSRLLTGRANRQAERFADEHGLPTTAGSDAHIAEMVGQAVTRVDTDERSLDAILDAIRDGRTSVEGTRTPWRVSFRQAAGGAKRRVKNRLREFF, encoded by the coding sequence GTGCTGTCCGTCGAACTGCACTCGCACTCCGCGCGCTCCTACGACGGCCGCGACCCCGTCGAGATGCTGCTGGAGCAGGCGCGCGCGGTCGGCCTGGACGCGCTCGCGGTCACCGACCACGACGAGATAGACGCGAGCCTCGACGCCGCCGAGAAAGCCGGCGAGTACGGCCTCGTGGGGATTCCCGGGATGGAGGTCACGTCCGCCGCGGGCCACGTGCTCGCCATCGGCGTCCGTGAGGCCGTGCCGACCGGCCTGCCGTTCGACGAGACACTGAGCGAAATCCGCGCCCGCGGCGGTATCGCGGTCGTCCCGCACCCGTTCCAGGAGTCCCGGAGCGGCGTCGCGGCGAACGTCTCGCGGCGCGACCTCGCGTCCGCGGACGCCATCGAGATCTACAACTCCCGACTCCTCACCGGCCGCGCGAACCGACAGGCGGAGCGGTTCGCGGACGAGCACGGCCTCCCGACGACCGCGGGGAGCGACGCCCACATCGCGGAGATGGTCGGGCAGGCCGTCACCCGCGTCGACACCGACGAGCGCTCGCTCGACGCGATTCTGGACGCCATCCGCGACGGCCGGACCTCCGTGGAGGGAACGCGGACGCCGTGGCGCGTGAGCTTCCGGCAGGCCGCCGGGGGCGCGAAACGCCGCGTGAAAAACCGGCTGCGCGAGTTCTTCTGA
- the purL gene encoding phosphoribosylformylglycinamidine synthase subunit PurL, translated as MSLADSDRELVEAELGRSPTTTEAALFENLWSEHCAYRSSRMLLSAFDSEGDRVVVGPGDDAAVVALPSPASADSAERASGHADEDTYLTFGVESHNHPSYVDPYDGAATGVGGIVRDTLSMGAYPIALADSLYFGDFDAEHSKYLLDGVVEGISDYGNAIGVPTVGGSTQFHSDYEGNPLVNVACVGLLDADRLVTAEAQEPGNKLVLVGNSTGRDGLGGASFASEDLAEDAETEDRPAVQVGDPYTEKLLIEANEDLVSAGLVESARDLGAAGLGGASCEMVAKGGLGCVIALEDVHQREPNMNATEILLAESQERMCYEVAPENVAAVRDIAEKYDLGCSVIGDVTDSGNFVCEFEGETVVDAPAEYLADGAPLNDLPTEAPPEPTVSLPDTSVESAFDAVLSSPNTASKRWVYRQYDHEVGARTSVRPGDDAAVLAVRRAEQGVALSAGANPNWTNAAPYEGAYATAVENATNLAAVGATPLAAVDCLNGGNPEKPGVYGGFTNIVEGLADGCRDLSVPVVGGNVSLYNDSATGPIPPTPTLAMLGTKSGYDAPGTGLQGEGSLLLVGGHASGLGGSEYLAQFDGSDRFPALPDDPADRVAGLASVADLDSTLAVHDVSDGGLAVTLAEMLTADAGLEASVPGLPELFSEAPGRAVVETTDPDAVRARVDAVELGDSDGTGALSLDVNGTALAYEFEAVADARGTLAEELD; from the coding sequence ATGAGTCTCGCCGATTCGGACCGCGAACTCGTGGAAGCGGAACTCGGCCGCAGCCCCACGACGACCGAGGCCGCGCTCTTCGAGAACCTCTGGAGCGAACACTGCGCGTACCGCTCTTCCCGCATGCTCCTGTCCGCGTTCGACAGCGAGGGCGACCGCGTCGTCGTCGGCCCCGGCGACGACGCCGCCGTCGTCGCGCTACCGTCGCCGGCTAGCGCCGACTCCGCGGAACGTGCCAGCGGGCACGCGGACGAGGACACCTACCTGACGTTCGGCGTGGAGTCCCACAACCACCCGAGCTACGTCGACCCCTACGACGGCGCGGCGACCGGCGTCGGCGGCATCGTCCGCGACACGCTCTCCATGGGCGCGTACCCCATCGCGCTCGCCGATTCGCTCTACTTCGGGGACTTCGACGCCGAGCACTCGAAGTACCTCCTCGACGGCGTCGTTGAGGGCATCAGCGACTACGGGAACGCCATCGGCGTCCCGACCGTCGGCGGCAGCACGCAGTTCCACTCGGACTACGAGGGGAACCCGCTCGTGAACGTCGCGTGCGTCGGATTGCTCGACGCCGACCGCCTCGTCACCGCGGAGGCCCAGGAACCCGGGAACAAACTCGTGCTCGTCGGGAACAGCACCGGCCGGGACGGACTGGGCGGCGCGAGCTTCGCGAGCGAAGACCTCGCGGAGGACGCCGAAACCGAAGACCGGCCCGCGGTGCAGGTCGGCGACCCGTACACGGAGAAACTCCTCATCGAGGCGAACGAAGACCTCGTCTCGGCGGGTCTCGTGGAGTCCGCGCGCGACCTCGGCGCGGCCGGACTCGGTGGGGCGTCCTGCGAGATGGTCGCGAAGGGCGGCCTCGGCTGCGTCATCGCGCTCGAAGACGTCCACCAGCGCGAACCGAACATGAACGCGACCGAAATCCTGCTCGCGGAGTCCCAGGAGCGGATGTGCTACGAGGTCGCGCCCGAGAACGTCGCGGCCGTCCGGGACATCGCGGAGAAGTACGACCTCGGCTGCTCCGTCATCGGGGACGTGACCGACTCCGGGAACTTCGTCTGCGAGTTCGAGGGCGAGACCGTCGTGGACGCGCCCGCGGAGTACCTCGCTGACGGCGCGCCGCTCAACGACCTCCCCACCGAAGCGCCGCCCGAACCGACCGTCTCCCTCCCCGACACGAGCGTCGAGTCCGCGTTCGACGCCGTGCTGTCGAGTCCGAACACGGCCTCCAAACGCTGGGTGTACCGGCAGTACGACCACGAGGTCGGCGCGCGCACGAGCGTCCGGCCCGGCGACGACGCCGCCGTGCTCGCGGTGCGGCGCGCCGAACAGGGCGTCGCGCTGTCCGCGGGCGCGAACCCGAACTGGACGAACGCCGCGCCCTACGAGGGCGCGTACGCCACCGCCGTCGAGAACGCCACCAACCTCGCCGCGGTCGGCGCGACCCCGCTCGCGGCCGTGGACTGCCTCAACGGCGGGAACCCCGAGAAACCCGGCGTGTACGGCGGGTTCACGAACATCGTGGAGGGGCTCGCGGACGGCTGTCGCGACCTCTCCGTCCCCGTGGTCGGCGGGAACGTCAGCCTCTACAACGATTCCGCGACGGGCCCGATTCCGCCGACGCCGACGCTCGCGATGCTCGGCACGAAATCGGGCTACGACGCGCCCGGAACCGGCCTGCAGGGGGAGGGCTCGCTGTTGCTCGTCGGCGGGCACGCGAGCGGTCTCGGCGGAAGCGAGTACCTCGCGCAGTTCGACGGAAGCGACCGCTTCCCCGCGCTTCCCGACGACCCGGCAGACCGCGTCGCCGGCCTCGCGTCCGTCGCCGACCTCGACTCCACGCTCGCGGTGCACGACGTGAGCGACGGCGGGCTCGCCGTCACGCTCGCCGAGATGCTCACCGCGGACGCGGGCCTCGAAGCGAGCGTCCCCGGCCTCCCCGAACTGTTCTCGGAAGCGCCGGGCCGCGCCGTCGTCGAAACCACCGACCCCGACGCCGTCCGCGCCCGCGTGGACGCCGTCGAGCTCGGAGACAGTGACGGGACGGGCGCGCTCTCGCTCGACGTCAACGGAACCGCCCTCGCATACGAGTTCGAGGCGGTCGCGGACGCCCGCGGCACGCTCGCCGAAGAACTAGACTAG
- a CDS encoding DUF5805 domain-containing protein has translation MSEGAERTSVKTYVPRWQKEEWVSDAEELDMTQSEFVRAMVQAGRQNIQIGAGEGGSEDLDPGGDGVETGLKEDVRSCLESEGTLGWDELLAAVTDDVEDRVEEAIQSLEDEGAVRYRPREGGYTLVDE, from the coding sequence ATGAGCGAGGGCGCAGAACGAACGTCAGTGAAGACGTATGTGCCGCGGTGGCAGAAAGAGGAGTGGGTATCGGACGCCGAGGAGTTAGATATGACGCAGAGCGAGTTCGTGCGGGCGATGGTACAGGCGGGCCGACAAAACATACAAATAGGTGCCGGGGAAGGCGGTTCTGAAGACCTAGACCCTGGGGGTGACGGCGTCGAAACGGGGTTGAAGGAGGACGTCCGGTCGTGTCTGGAGTCCGAAGGAACGCTCGGCTGGGACGAGTTGCTCGCGGCGGTGACCGACGACGTGGAAGACCGGGTCGAGGAAGCGATTCAGTCGCTCGAAGACGAGGGGGCGGTTCGGTATCGACCGCGCGAAGGTGGATACACGCTGGTGGACGAATGA
- a CDS encoding DUF47 domain-containing protein, translated as MEAAGVTDDRIEELSATYLEEVTECVSALDGVFDGGTPGVERVESLESQCDEIGRALRSALGATAPTFRGVYLQAGDLAEFYTRADDVANHAEGVALDYRATGAYLGLVRPHLREMVADAVVASAHLETATAAYLGDEGDDAVSEAVARIRELERACDDRRHDAVRVAFEQRDAADALVLRELVRGVDAVVDAIEDAADHIEFMLSLSP; from the coding sequence ATGGAGGCAGCCGGTGTTACCGACGACCGCATCGAGGAGCTGAGCGCGACGTACCTCGAAGAGGTGACCGAATGCGTGAGCGCGCTCGACGGCGTGTTCGACGGAGGCACGCCCGGCGTCGAACGCGTCGAGTCCCTGGAGTCCCAGTGCGACGAGATCGGGCGGGCGCTTCGGTCGGCGCTCGGCGCGACAGCTCCGACGTTCCGCGGCGTCTACCTGCAAGCGGGCGACCTCGCCGAGTTCTACACGCGCGCCGACGACGTCGCGAACCACGCGGAGGGCGTCGCGCTCGACTACCGCGCGACCGGCGCGTACCTCGGCCTCGTCCGCCCGCACCTGCGGGAGATGGTGGCGGACGCGGTGGTGGCGAGCGCGCACCTCGAAACCGCGACCGCCGCCTACCTGGGCGACGAGGGCGACGACGCGGTCTCGGAGGCGGTGGCCCGCATCCGAGAACTGGAGCGCGCGTGCGACGACCGCCGCCACGACGCAGTCAGGGTGGCGTTCGAGCAGCGGGACGCGGCCGACGCGCTCGTCCTCCGAGAACTCGTGCGCGGCGTCGATGCGGTCGTGGACGCCATCGAGGACGCCGCCGACCACATCGAGTTCATGCTGTCGCTCTCGCCCTAG